The Methanolacinia paynteri sequence GCATTTATAAATATATAGAAAAAATAGATCCAATAGTATCTAGTCAAAATTAATTTTCATCAATTTTCCCTGAGGTGGCTTATGGAGCTAAAAGATATCATTAAAGTATTGAAACTTGCAATCGAAGGCGACCATTCGGTCCGGATCGATTCGGATGCCTGCAAAGATCCCGAATTAAAAGAGCTTTCCGATACGATCAACACGGCCATAGAATTTCTTGTGGACTGTAAAAATACGACCGACAGCGTCCAGATGATGATCGCGCAAAATCCCATCCCAATTGTCATCGTAGACAGCAGTTTCAATATCGTGGATGTGAACAAATCGTATGCAGACCTTCTCGGAGTTACACTTCCTGAGGCTCTTTCAGGCGATAAAAATCTGTATAAAGCGAAAACATTGAGGGGGGAAGGAGCAGGCGAACTGTTCTCCATGAGGAAGAAGACAGAATGCGAACTTGAGATGACCCTGAGATCGGGTACTGTCAAATACGTCGTGCAGAAGGGGGTTCCGCTCGTCGATGAGAGCAATAACGTAAACATCGGAATGTTCGTGTTCCTCGACATCACAAGGGAACGCGAAGAAGAGAGAGAGATCGCAAAGGACCTGAAAAAGATCGAAGCTCTCCAGGAGCGTTCCGAGACGATCGTCCAGCAGAACCCGATGCCTATCCTTCTCTGCGACAAAGAGATGAATATCAGAGTTGTAAACCCGGCATATTCCGATCTCTCAGGCATACCAATAAGCAGACTCATAAAAATGTCGCTCAGGGATTTTAAGGTCCTGGAGCAGAAGGGCGAAGGGATAAAGAATGTCTTCGAGACAAGAAGGAGATGTTTCGGGGAGGTCAGAGTAGAATTCCCCACAGGAGTAAAGACCCTGGAGCAGTACGGAATTCCGATATTCAACGCAGACGGAGATATTTCAAACCTCCTGATAGTATATAACGATATAACCGCGATCAGGGAGAAGGAAGCCGAAGTTCTCAGGCTGATGGAAGAACAGAAAGAAAAGGCTGAATCCCTCGAACTGAGCACAAACGATATAGAAAAGGGCCTGAAGGCGATGAGCGACGGTGATTTCACCGTTACCGTGAAACACAGGGAGAACGACCTGCTCAAACAGCTCAAAGACAATTACAACAAAGCGATAAACGAGAGCAGAACCATCTTCGGAGATGCGATTAAGGCGATGATAGAGGTCGAGTCGTATATGAGCGACGCGAACCACAGTACCGGAGAGGTCGCAAAGGCGTCCGAACAGGTTGCAATAAATGGACAGAAAGCCGCCGAGCTCACACGCAACCTGTTGCGCGCAATGGAGGAGATCAACAAGGAGATCTCGGACATGTCAGCATCCAACGAAGAGATTGCAAGCACATCGCAGGAGGTTTTGGACCAGTCGGGCAGGGTCTCCGAGATGGGCAGGGAAGCAGAGGAGCTCGGGCGCAACGCGACATCCAAGATGGAAGTCGTAATGGGCATCACGAATAAAAGCGTCGACGAGATCGAAGGCCTCAACAACCAGCTAAAGGAGATCAATAATGTCGTCAGGCTTATCACAGAGATCACGAACCAGATCAATATGCTCGCACTCAATGCCGCAATAGAGGCTGCAAGAGCAGGCGAACACGGGAGAGGCTTTGCGGTCGTCGCCGGAGAGGTCAAAAATCTTGCAAGCGATGCAAGAGAGGCGACTGCCCAGATCGACAGCGTTATAGAGAAGATCCAGAAGGCAAGCCTCGGAACGGTCGAATCGATAAAATCGGCCAATACCGAGGTCACGTCAGGTGCAGAGAGCGTAAACGCAACAATCCGGGCTTTAAACAATATCGTAGAAGGCGCCGAGCGTGTTACAATGGATATGGGCGAGATTGCACGGGCAATCGAGGACCAGGCCAATATCGCCAACAAGATCGTCGGCCAGACCGACAAGAGCACGGTGCTTGCCGGGGATGTCCAGAACGAGATCGACGAGCTTGCAGCACTCTCCGAGGAGACAAGCGCCTCCGTGCAGGAGATTGCCAGCGCTGTGGACGAGGTTACAGGTCTTGCAAAACAAATAAAGGAAACAATAAGTCAGTTAAAGGTCTGATAATATTCCACAGGAGAGAGATCAATGACAGTCATTGATATCGTTGAGTTCGAGATCAACAACGAGCGTTATGCACTCGATATCGGCCTTACAAGAGAGATCGTTGAGATGATACCGATAACCCCGGTACCTAGGGCGCCACCGTACATCGCAGGGATAATCAATCTCCGCGGTGAGATTACAAACATCATCAATCTCAACAATATCCTGGGCCTGCCTGAAAAAAGTGCTGAGGATATAGAGGAGCATAAGATAATCGTTCTTGTTCCTGAAGCCGCCGAAGGATCGATCGTCGGAATCATCGTCGATGCGGTTCATTCGGTCCTCCAGATCCCTGAGAAGAATATTGAAAAGGTCAGCGGCGGCCTCTCGAGCGAGGCCTATGTAAAGGGAATAATCAAAATCGAGGACAAGGACACCGAGAACATGGATACGGAGAAGGGAAGACAGAAAAGGCTGATAATCTGGCTGGATATCAGCCAGCTCCTCCAGGATCTTCTGGCTTCAGCCAGGTAGACGGCCTTTAACGCTCTTTTTTCTCACATATCTTTTTATTTTATCTGAATATTTACCCGTCAGGCCCCCTATGGTCGATGTAATAAGAACCATAACAGCTATTGTTCCCAGAACCAGGGGTGATCCGTATGTCGCAATGGCAAGAGAAAATTCTCCCCTTGCCGTAGTCTCCGACCAGATCTCTATTCCGGAGAGGTAGTTTCCGTGCGTCGCCTTTCCAATGACAAGCGATGAAATCAGCTTTGTCGTGACCGCCGCAAGCGAAAGGAGGATCACGGAGACCACCGGAAATCCGGATGACAGGTCAACGGAGATTCCGAAGAAGACGAAGAATATTACAAGGAATATATCCCTGAAAGGTCTTGCATGCTTTTCGAGTATCTCGGGCTTTGTAACCGACATCGCTGAGCCGAGGGCTATTGCAACCAGGGTTGAAGGGATATCGAGGGCAATGGCTACTCCGCCTGCAGCCAGCACAATGGAGAATGTGAACAGCAGCCCGAGATCCTCGTACCTCTCAAGAAATGCCCTGACAGTCTTCCTGAATAAGTAGCAAAGGGCAAAAAATCCGGCTATCAGCACCGCAGCGGTTGCTATTACGGCTGCCGGGGATTTGCTTCCCGAAGACAATGCCACAATGATCAGAAGAAGCATAATATCCTCAAAGACCATTATCCAGAGGATCGTCTCCGATTCCGGAGCCGCAAGCTTCCTGTTCTCAATGAGTGAGGCGACGGCCATAGCCGAACTGCTTATGTAAAAGGCGCAGGCGATGACGACCGCATCCATTACATCAAATCCCACGACGATTGCTACCGCATACCCAGTGAGGATGTTTATCGCGAGATCGACCGTTCCCGAAAGAAGAAATGAACGGCCCTGGCCGTATATCTCCCCGGGCTTCAGCTCAAGGCCCATCGTAAATAGGAGGAACAGCAGCCCGGCCTCGGCCAGGAAGTCGGAGACATCGCTCTCCCCGACTATTCCGAGACCTCCCGCCCCGAGCAGCAGACCTGCGAACATGTACGCGGGGATGGGAGGGAATCTCACCTTCTTCGATACCCATGCAAGGATAAGGCAGACGAGGAGGGCTAATGCAATTCCTTCAAACATTAACGAACGAATTCCTCCTCAAAACGCTTCATCTGTTCGGCATTTCCGATCACAAGAACCGAATCGTTCGTTTCAAAACGGAACGAGGGTGACGGGTTGAAGATGCTCTGGCCCTTCCGGCTCACGGCAACTACCGTTACCCCGGTGCTGCTGCGGATATTCAGGTCCCCTATAGTCTTTCCCGATGTCCTGTCGCCAAGCTTAAACGTGTGCATCTTTACTTTCAAATCGGCAAACGAGGAGAACACCATGCAGATCTCCTCCTCATCGGTCTCGAGAATTGCACCAGTGAGCACGTTGCCGATCCTTCTTGCTTCTGGAGGTGTAAGATCGGCCGAACAATAGTCTCCGTTGCCGGACCTCACGTAAAGCTGGACACCTTCACCCTCCATGTAGATAATCGATACCCGGTCACCCTTTTCAGTATCAAGTTCGTATTTGGTTCCGATGCCGGGCATATCGCGGGATGTAAATGACATTGAAAGTTTTTTGGGTCCTGATCGAATATCTACATTCCGAATGCAGGGGGCCCTTTTCAGGTGCAACTGAAATTGAAAAATTTTAACAGCTTTTGAAAGGAAGGTTATCCTGTGAACGGGATGCGGAGTAGAGATGACGGACAAACCACTTAAAGCCCCTGATATTGCAGAGATAGCCGGAGTTTCTGCCGGCGAGATGAAGAGGATAGCCGAAGAGTACAAAGTGGTTATCCCGTCAAGGGTTTTTGGGCGGGTAAAACTCTATGAACAGAAAGCCGCGGGAATAGTCGAAAAGATCTCCTCGATGGAGGCCGCAGGGAAGACGACGGCGGATATAATCAGGGAGCTCGGAGGCAAAGCCGCTGCAAAAAGTACAAAGGAAAAGACAGGAGAGAAGATCAGGAAAAAACAGAGCGCTCCTGCCGGAAACAATACCCCTTCGGGCAAAACACCAGCCTCAAGACCGTCCCGGGGAAAAGAGGATGAAACAGCCTTCATAGAACTGAAACTTAACAGGCTGACAAACAGGGTGGAGCAGCTTGAAAAACAGCTCCTTGCGGAACGGGCCGAACGTAACGAGGAGAGGAAGGAATATCTCAGGATTATTGCAGAAATAACCGAAAACACTGATGCCACAGGGGAATGGGTAGACTATTTTGACAAAAAAATCGACGACCTTTCTGCAGGACAGGACGAATTCAACAAAAAGACACTTGAATGGATCGACTATACCGAAGAAGAAATCGATCTCCTCAAAAAACCGTTCTGGAAAAGGCGCAGATAATAAAACTAACCGATCAGGCATTGGCTTCCGGTAAATTCGAAGTCATAAAAGAATATATATCAAAAAAGGACCTACATAGGAGCTGTACAGGAGGAATTGAGAATGAAAATGGCATATTCGTTCGCAGCAGTGCTTCTTCTGGCGGCATGCCTTCTCTTTGCAGGATGCACCGGAACATGTACAACAATGCTGTATGATGATGACAACGGAAAGACCGTTGATGTTTCAAAGGACTGCGAGATCATGATCGAACTTACGGAAAACCCGACAACCGGGTACACATGGGAGCTCACAGCACCGGGGCTGACATATGTCTCTGACGAGTATGTGCCCGATGCAAACAGCGAGGGTCTCGTCGGTGCCGGTGGAGTCCATGTATTCACATACAAGGCAGAGAACACCGGCATATTCAACATAGAAGGCATATACAAGCGTTCATGGGAAGAGACATCGACCGATGACACGACCTGGTCGGCAACGGTTGTAGTAAAATAAACCCAACTTTTTTTTATCCCGGAACACACGGTTCAGGATTAAATCTTTTCAGAGCCTATAGTAGAGGATATTGAAGCACGGCATATTTCACGCTGAAAGAACATCGGGTTCCCGGGACAAATTCAGCCACGGCACCACAATCATTCTCCTTTCGGCCTGCATTCTCCTGC is a genomic window containing:
- a CDS encoding protease inhibitor I42 family protein; amino-acid sequence: MKMAYSFAAVLLLAACLLFAGCTGTCTTMLYDDDNGKTVDVSKDCEIMIELTENPTTGYTWELTAPGLTYVSDEYVPDANSEGLVGAGGVHVFTYKAENTGIFNIEGIYKRSWEETSTDDTTWSATVVVK
- a CDS encoding TrkA C-terminal domain-containing protein, translated to MSFTSRDMPGIGTKYELDTEKGDRVSIIYMEGEGVQLYVRSGNGDYCSADLTPPEARRIGNVLTGAILETDEEEICMVFSSFADLKVKMHTFKLGDRTSGKTIGDLNIRSSTGVTVVAVSRKGQSIFNPSPSFRFETNDSVLVIGNAEQMKRFEEEFVR
- a CDS encoding cation:proton antiporter, which gives rise to MFEGIALALLVCLILAWVSKKVRFPPIPAYMFAGLLLGAGGLGIVGESDVSDFLAEAGLLFLLFTMGLELKPGEIYGQGRSFLLSGTVDLAINILTGYAVAIVVGFDVMDAVVIACAFYISSSAMAVASLIENRKLAAPESETILWIMVFEDIMLLLIIVALSSGSKSPAAVIATAAVLIAGFFALCYLFRKTVRAFLERYEDLGLLFTFSIVLAAGGVAIALDIPSTLVAIALGSAMSVTKPEILEKHARPFRDIFLVIFFVFFGISVDLSSGFPVVSVILLSLAAVTTKLISSLVIGKATHGNYLSGIEIWSETTARGEFSLAIATYGSPLVLGTIAVMVLITSTIGGLTGKYSDKIKRYVRKKSVKGRLPG
- a CDS encoding chemotaxis protein CheW, translated to MTVIDIVEFEINNERYALDIGLTREIVEMIPITPVPRAPPYIAGIINLRGEITNIINLNNILGLPEKSAEDIEEHKIIVLVPEAAEGSIVGIIVDAVHSVLQIPEKNIEKVSGGLSSEAYVKGIIKIEDKDTENMDTEKGRQKRLIIWLDISQLLQDLLASAR
- a CDS encoding methyl-accepting chemotaxis protein; the protein is MELKDIIKVLKLAIEGDHSVRIDSDACKDPELKELSDTINTAIEFLVDCKNTTDSVQMMIAQNPIPIVIVDSSFNIVDVNKSYADLLGVTLPEALSGDKNLYKAKTLRGEGAGELFSMRKKTECELEMTLRSGTVKYVVQKGVPLVDESNNVNIGMFVFLDITREREEEREIAKDLKKIEALQERSETIVQQNPMPILLCDKEMNIRVVNPAYSDLSGIPISRLIKMSLRDFKVLEQKGEGIKNVFETRRRCFGEVRVEFPTGVKTLEQYGIPIFNADGDISNLLIVYNDITAIREKEAEVLRLMEEQKEKAESLELSTNDIEKGLKAMSDGDFTVTVKHRENDLLKQLKDNYNKAINESRTIFGDAIKAMIEVESYMSDANHSTGEVAKASEQVAINGQKAAELTRNLLRAMEEINKEISDMSASNEEIASTSQEVLDQSGRVSEMGREAEELGRNATSKMEVVMGITNKSVDEIEGLNNQLKEINNVVRLITEITNQINMLALNAAIEAARAGEHGRGFAVVAGEVKNLASDAREATAQIDSVIEKIQKASLGTVESIKSANTEVTSGAESVNATIRALNNIVEGAERVTMDMGEIARAIEDQANIANKIVGQTDKSTVLAGDVQNEIDELAALSEETSASVQEIASAVDEVTGLAKQIKETISQLKV